The following proteins are encoded in a genomic region of Neomonachus schauinslandi chromosome 7, ASM220157v2, whole genome shotgun sequence:
- the LOC110577681 gene encoding tubulin polymerization-promoting protein, translating to MADSKAKSAKAANKTPPKSPGDPAKDRAAKRLSLETEGAAEGAAAAAPELSALEEAFRRFAVHGDTRATGKEMHGKNWSKLCKDCQVIDGKNVTVTDVDIVFSKIKGKSCRTITFEQFKEALEELSKKRFRDKSSEEAVREVHRLIEGKAPIISGVTKAISSPTVSRLTDTTKFTGSHKERFDPSGRGKGKAGRVDLVDESGYVPGYKHAGTYDQKVQGGK from the exons ATGGCTGACAGCAAGGCCAAGTCTGCCAAGGCCGCCAACAAGACACCCCCCAAGTCCCCGGGGGACCCTGCCAAGGACCGGGCAGCCAAGAGGCTGTCGCTGGAGACAGAAGGGGCCGCTGAGGGGGCGGCTGCCGCGGCCCCGGAGCTCAGCGCCCTGGAGGAGGCCTTCCGGCGGTTCGCGGTGCACGGAGACACCAGGGCCACTGGGAAGGAGATGCACGGCAAGAACTGGTCGAAGCTGTGTAAGGATTGCCAGGTCATCGATGGGAAGAACGTGACCGTCACAGACGTGGACATCGTCTTCAGCAAAATCAA AGGGAAGTCCTGCCGGACCATCACATTCGAGCAGTTCAAGGAGGCACTTGAAGAACTCTCCAAGAAGAGATTCAGAGACAAGAGCAGCGAGGAGGCTGTCCGCGAGGTGCACAGGCTCATCGAGGGCAAGGCCCCCATCATCTCGGGGGTTACG AAAGCCATCTCGTCGCCCACCGTATCTCGGCTCACGGACACGACCAAGTTCACGGGCTCCCACAAGGAACGCTTCGACCCATCAGGCCGGGGCAAGGGGAAGGCAGGCCGTGTGGACCTGGTGGACGAGTCGGGCTACGTGCCAGGCTACAAACACGCAGGCACCTACGACCAGAAGGTGCAGGGGGGCAAGTAG